The following are from one region of the Anomaloglossus baeobatrachus isolate aAnoBae1 chromosome 1, aAnoBae1.hap1, whole genome shotgun sequence genome:
- the DRG1 gene encoding developmentally-regulated GTP-binding protein 1: protein MSGTLAKIAEIEAEMARTQKNKATAHHLGLLKARLAKLRRELITPKGGGGGGPGEGFDVAKTGDARIGFVGFPSVGKSTLLSNLAGVYSEVAAYEFTTLTTVPGVVRYKGAKIQLLDLPGIIEGAKDGKGRGRQVIAVARTCNLILIVLDVLKPLGHKKIIENELEGFGIRLNKQPPNIGFKKKDKGGINLTATCTQSELDLETVKSILAEYKIHNADITLRSDATADDLIDVVEGNRVYIPCIYVLNKIDQISLEELDVIYKVPHCVPISAHHRWNFDDLLEKIWDYLRLVRIYTKPKGQLPDYTAPVVLPDCRTAVEDFCTKIHKNLIKEFKYALVWGSSVKHNPQKVGKDHVMEDEDVIQIVKK from the exons ATGGCTCGGACCCAGAAAAATAAGGCCACAGCACATCATCTTGGTCTCTTAAAAGCCCGCTTAGCTAAACTGCGACGTGAACTCATCACCCCAAAAGGTGGTGGAGGTGGTGGTCCTGGGGAAG GCTTCGATGTTGCCAAGACTGGGGATGCCCGAATTGGATTTGTGGGATTTCCATCTGTGGGAAAGTCAACACTTCTCAGCAACCTGGCTGGTGTTTATTCCGAAGTGGCCGCTTATGAGTTTACTACATTGACAACAGTACCTGGGGTTGTGAGATACAAAGGGGCCAAAATTCAG TTGCTTGACCTTCCTGGAATCATCGAGGGAGCTAAAGATGGAAAAGGCAGAGGTCGCCAAGTCATTGCAG TGGCACGCACGTGCAATTTGATCCTTATTGTCTTGGATGTATTAAAACCTTTGGGACACAAAAAAATTATTGAAAATGAACTGGAGGGCTTTGGTATCAGACTGAACAAGCAACCACCAAACATCGGATTCAAGAAAAAGGACAAAGGTGGCATCAATCTTACGGCTACT TGCACTCAAAGTGAGCTGGATTTGGAGACCGTAAAGAGTATCCTGGCAGAATACAAAATTCACAATGCAGATATCACCCTTCGAAGTGATGCTACCGCCGATGACCTGATTGACGTGGTTGAAGGAAATAG AGTCTACATCCCTTGCATCTATGTATTGAATAAGATTGACCAGATCTCATTAGAAGAATTAGATGTTATTTACAAGGTGCCACACTGTGTTCCCATCTCTGCCCATCACCGCTGGAACTTTGATGACCTCTTAGAAAAAATCTGGGATTACTTACGATTGGTTCGAAt CTACACTAAGCCCAAGGGTCAGTTACCAGATTACACTGCACCGGTTGTGCTTCCGGACTGTCGCACGGCAGTTGAAGATTTCTGTACTAAAATTCACAAAAACCTCATCAAGGAATTCAAGTA TGCGTTGGTTTGGGGTTCGTCGGTGAAACACAATCCACAAAAAGTTGGTAAAGATCATGTAATGGAAGATGAAGATGTCATTCAAATAGTAAAGAAGTAA